One Salvia splendens isolate huo1 chromosome 1, SspV2, whole genome shotgun sequence genomic window, ATAGTTGCTGCAGAAGAGGAAATTCAAGCATGCTTGAGCTTGATGTGCATCAACGTCAACAAGTGTAAGTTTATTTTGAGGTTATTTAACTACTCACAGTTTATTCCACTCAATACAGAGAGTGCAATCTTTTTGGCAGATTCCTCATAGACAAGTCTTGTCGGAGAGTTAAACCCAAAAACTCTATCTGCATGTAAGAAAATATGCAAAGATTCACATCAGGTAATAAACTTCTTTTTTTTACCCTTTTATGTGTTTTTTGAGAGTTTTGAAATTTATCGAATGCACCAAATTCGACAGAATTTTGCCGTCGGTAATGGTATTGTTAATTCAACTGCATGTCATCTTCGTGTTCGATCTAAAAAAAGTGCGGGAGTGATTGCTTACTGAAGGCGTAGGCACTGGGAAGTTGCGAGTTCTTGAATACGATAGTGGTGTTGTTGATGCATTCCCATTCTGACGAATCATTCTTTGAGATTTCCCTATCACTCAGAGGCCTAACCCTAACTGCAACATAGATTTTCTCCTCATGTGCACTTGAATTATCTCTTTCTTCTCCACAAACCCATGCCATTTTCTACTctttttttggtgttttttcTTGCTCAAATGCACGTGAAGAGAATCTACTTCAAGCTGCCCTCTCTCTTTGACAAAGAGAGGGGGCTTATGTCCCAACTTTTAGGTCCTCCACTTCTTTATCTACATCAATGTAtatgtataataataataatttaaattgtgatGTTTGGTCAAATTGTGATCAATTCGCAGTGTAAAAGATTGATATTTTGTTTTCAGACCTTATGAAACTGGTCGGAATTTGATCAAATTACATGATTTCCGTGGATGTTACGTGCATAGAGATGTAGATGTTCATAAACAAGAAAATAGTATGTAAAATACACATGCAATATGGGTAGAGTAAGTAGAccttatgtatatatattgatGTAGATAAATATCAAAATGTGGATTGATTGAGGCTTGAAGTTTTTCTAAACTGAGAAATTAAAGATGGTATATGGAAGTTGAAATTGTAACCCATTGTAGGGTTGAAGAAACAAACACATacacaaaaaaaatgagagaatgGGGAGAGAGAGGTATTTggttgtgattgtgattgagaAACAATGGTGGTATCGTAAATCACGGCAAAATCTCTAATTCCGACAGTCCACATAAAACATCGGAGATGTGTAATAATTAATTGTCTACACAAATTTTCTTTGCTAAAGATATCTACTTCATATATATCTTGTCATTATTATTTGAAGTTTAAGTAAAGCATCACAGAAATAATCATTATAGTAGATATTTGCTCAAgattaaattatcaaattaaaCTGGTTAGTGATTACTTGAGATTAATTCCATCCCAGAGCTATGTGATATTCATAGAACTCAATCTTGTCTAAATCACACCTAAATATTAGGAAATACCCAATAGTTTCGAGTCTAAGTTTTCTAACTTAGCTTTAAATATCTAGCTTTTTTAGGAGTTTGTTATTAGTCTAAATATTGTActaatttgtaaattttcatTCATTATCAGTGCAATTATACTTCAATTTTACTAATTAGTAAATTCTTGTTGGTAAATTATATTCGTACTTTAATTCATTATCAATGCAGCAAAATGCAACTCAtgtaaacacaaaaaaaaaaattccggaAGTGAACCATCGAACCGACGGTGTGTAACCGGCCAGGACCACTGGCTACGGTTCGAAACCGGAACAGCCAGAGCCTTCCACTGGCCAGTTCTGATTCAACCTCCGGATAACTGTAACTGCCAGTCTAGAAACGAAACCGACAGTTCTTGAACATTGGGAAGTCACAGACTGTAATTGCTTTAAAAATGTGGTTATGTATACAGAGGTAAGAAAAAATCTCACAGCAGAAAATAGCTCTAGTCACCCTAAATGTGGGGAtatgagagaagaaaaaagcTAATGGTGACTAATCTCTCTATACATGTAACTCTTCAAGAAAGTGTCGGGAAAAAAAGCCAGCAACTTCCTGTATATGATTGTCTCGTTCAGCTTCTCATCGATGTTTATAACCTTCTAAAACACGTCCTGCAGAGCTATCGATGTATTGCTTTATCATTTTACGGTTGGTCTCAAACACAAAGGCCAGTCCCCTCACCTGGAATTTAGAGGATTGCATATGAAAGTTCTTCTAACGAAACAGGAAAGCATATTATTTCCCGTGTGTAAGACGATTAAGTGTGACATATATACCTCAATGAGACAGCCAGAAGTGAGGCCTAGGCTTTGTCCAGAGGCTACATCTTTGCCATTCACGTAAATTGGTGTTCTTCCGAGGTTCTTCAAATGGAAGGTTCCATTCGTGTCCATCTTCATTGTAGCCTAACCAATGCAATGAAAAGAAAACCCGGTCAACTTAATCCAGTAATACTGCCATGGCTTTACATAAGCCTAGactcttttttccttttctcgTCTTTTGATAATCTGAAGGCGAGACATGGTTAACAGTGTCAGGCTATTGACAATGAGACGTCCAAAATGCTGCGCTGTATTAGTTAAGAAATAGCACACACAACATAGATTTTAATGCTCATAATTCCTACTTGTCCCCGAAAAGTTGCATCTCTTAGCCTGACATCCTATCTTCCGTTCGGCCTCCTCTTAAATTTAGGAGCACAGAATGTCCAAACCCAATAAAGATCATACCACAAATATTTCAGTTTTGGCAATTATGGTGAAAGGTAGCCAATTTTGCTTAAGGTCTATTGATCAATGAAACCGTAAAGGAAAATGCTAAACTTGCAATTATGATTAGCTGCTCACATCACTTAAGTTTAGGGGTTAGCATACCTGTCTTCGAGAAATTTTACcaccatttttttctcttcccAAGTCAATGTCAACTTTCACTTCATCTGTTGCCCTACCCAGTAACACCTGAAAGCCatgatgtttcatttttaaagtaaaattcAGACAAGAAATTGTATATAAAGTAGCTCAAACTTCACATTATTTCCAGTACTACTAACTCTATATGGGCTATAGAACCATCATCATCTACCAAATTTTTAACCTGTCCTAGTGAGGCTCGTATTACAGTCATCACAACTAAAAACTTCTGCCTTCTATATGTACTCAATTTGTCCTGCTTAGGAGCAGAATTGAGATCACAGGACTACAGgcgaatttatgaaaaaatCATGGTTAAGTAACAGCCGTCAAATTTGGACTTCAATATGGACTTGGGTGTAATCGAGCTTAGCCAAGTACTAGAAAGTTTGCGAGTGGCTTGTTTATCATAAGGTTGAGCTTGAGCTAAGTATACGAAACATATTCTGAAGTCCTAGTCCAGCACTTTCTTTTAACATATGAGGTTAGCTAGATAATTATGTACTCCTTATCAGTAATAAAAGTAATGAAGCTAgtagttttatatttttcagTTTAACTCAAAAGTGCATTAACAAGTTTGATCACGAGTTAACGAGCTGAGTGTCGAATTCAAGATTGATGATTTCAAATTTAACAAGCCTCGATAAACTAGCTTGAACAAGCTTTTAAAGAACTAAGCTCTGAGTCTCACGAATAACTTGGCCCATTTACAGAACTAAATGTGGACGTTTAGGTTGTTTGTGCTAAGTATAGAGCTCTATCTTGTATCCACCTTAACAGTATCAGTAGATCATCGGACAACTCAAATGATGACCTGACCTAATATTTGCTTAATGACGAGGCAGTGGTTGGAACTTGGCACTCCACCTCTGAGCATTGATATATGGAGTAGTAAAATAAGACGACACAGAAAGCTTGTTGTAGGTTTTATTATCTTGCATACAGCAGTGTTCTCTACTGGCTAAGTAATTATATAACCGCTTGCAATGGCTGATGTAAGTATCAATTCGATGCAAAACTCAAGCACTTGGCTGAGAGGTCATACCTCAGTTTTCTTTATCCAATGTCTGGAGAAACGCCCATATAAAACAGCAAATGCAAACTGACTAACAATGGCTCTGTGTGTGAAAGCGTCAGCTGCCTGCTCCAGCCTTATGATTGTTCTCTTCGTTTCTTCAAGTTGAAACCGTTGAACTGCAAGGGTTTCAGTATGCAAAATGTGAGAACCAGGATTCTCACTTTAGTTACTATAAGAGCTCACAAGATAAGACAACTGTAGGATACTATAAAACAATGGCTAATAGCAAAATAGCACAGGAGTTCCAGCCAAGTTCTTTTCTTGTAACGATTTAGACTAGATAGatggaaaaattaaaatttaagctTTCCGCAAGAAACTCTTGTGAATCTACCCCATAGAAACTCATTTAGATTACGAATATGAACATACAATCAACTTAAAAGTGCAATTATTTATGTTCATCCCTTTGGCTGAGAGTTTGGAATAAATACAAGTCAACATGTAGAAAAGTGGAGATATACCTTCAGGATTGGTGTATAAATCAAATTCATCTTGACTCAAATCCATATCTAGGATCTGCATGACGTAATGTAGAGGCTGAAGTTAATGCAAGCTAAACATAGAAAACTAGCAAATTACGAGCCTTCGGATGTTTTACCATTGCTTCTACATCAGAAAAATAAGGCACGTCAAATTCATTCTCAGATAAGAGCTCCTCCTGATCTGACAGtagggagtgatcaattgcctTTGCGGCATCCGTGTGGAAAATCAAGTCGACATTTGATGATCCATTATTTGGAATTTCAGCTACGCCGTCCATTCCACTCTGAGTGCCAACAGAATTATTTTGAAGGCTTTGATGAATAACCAAACTACTTTTATGCTTGTCTTGGCAAGGGCCAAGGGACTTAAAACCAAGATTCTTTCTATGTACCATCTCGGACGGACCTCCCTTAACTCCAGTGACAAAATTGTTGGCATTCACATTTGCTAAACTGGCATGATTCGAACTGTCACTGTTCCCAGCTTCTCTACGTGTTGAGTGCTGCATGCTACTCTCAGGCAATTTGAATTTAACTCCGTGATCTTTTCGGCATCTTAAACCCGCatctgactgatagaatgatccCATAATGCCAGAAGGGACGGATGAATCTTTCTGGGTGTTTTTCATTGCAAGATGTCCTCCTTTTGCACTAGAAGTGCTTGAGAAATTCTTACGTGATGAGGACCCTAGATAGCTAGGGTCATGCAATGCCCAGTGAGCCCCTGAGGAATTAGTTGGAGAAGGAAACCGATAAGGAAGAAAAACATCATCATTGCTAGGAATATCTGGGTCTTCGGTATTTAATGTGCAACAAATGACTCCATTACGATATTCCGGACCTACTTTCATAATAGATTGCGAGGCTGATAGTTGAGCAGCTGCAACTTCCTTCTGATCACAGAGGTCCTCGTTATATGAACCCCCACCAAGTATATCACCTCTATCAACTAAATGTCCATCTGCAACCACTGAAGCCT contains:
- the LOC121793558 gene encoding uncharacterized protein LOC121793558 isoform X1 is translated as MGAVAPPPHWIPEDDLLLKNAIEAGASLESLAKGAVQFSRRYTVQELQDHWGSLLYDPVVSEEASENMIVAERFGVINQLPSNKFGVKDIACISWKRKAESVRKYYYAMRKRIRIEPLDMGGISLASEPGYSNFRDGNEFLYGDCEVGNPASNILGAQGPDYSIRPTSLAEFGPHAAESTGNGPVPSSGGVLNHGQEDHCGEYVSNNLLYTYEENISLTGDCSEIPGIVQSNDLPRSELGDQSFHNFECSTPLNHMPIRHGSQDISAMHSNLKLEAPLPCDSMIDMASSTQEYLDVLFDLSDDEGLLYMDNDGNEGMEKSYLDGLSALLLDSPYLCDLSGSGLGEASVVADGHLVDRGDILGGGSYNEDLCDQKEVAAAQLSASQSIMKVGPEYRNGVICCTLNTEDPDIPSNDDVFLPYRFPSPTNSSGAHWALHDPSYLGSSSRKNFSSTSSAKGGHLAMKNTQKDSSVPSGIMGSFYQSDAGLRCRKDHGVKFKLPESSMQHSTRREAGNSDSSNHASLANVNANNFVTGVKGGPSEMVHRKNLGFKSLGPCQDKHKSSLVIHQSLQNNSVGTQSGMDGVAEIPNNGSSNVDLIFHTDAAKAIDHSLLSDQEELLSENEFDVPYFSDVEAMILDMDLSQDEFDLYTNPEVQRFQLEETKRTIIRLEQAADAFTHRAIVSQFAFAVLYGRFSRHWIKKTEVLLGRATDEVKVDIDLGREKNGGKISRRQATMKMDTNGTFHLKNLGRTPIYVNGKDVASGQSLGLTSGCLIEVRGLAFVFETNRKMIKQYIDSSAGRVLEGYKHR
- the LOC121793558 gene encoding uncharacterized protein LOC121793558 isoform X2, which codes for MIVAERFGVINQLPSNKFGVKDIACISWKRKAESVRKYYYAMRKRIRIEPLDMGGISLASEPGYSNFRDGNEFLYGDCEVGNPASNILGAQGPDYSIRPTSLAEFGPHAAESTGNGPVPSSGGVLNHGQEDHCGEYVSNNLLYTYEENISLTGDCSEIPGIVQSNDLPRSELGDQSFHNFECSTPLNHMPIRHGSQDISAMHSNLKLEAPLPCDSMIDMASSTQEYLDVLFDLSDDEGLLYMDNDGNEGMEKSYLDGLSALLLDSPYLCDLSGSGLGEASVVADGHLVDRGDILGGGSYNEDLCDQKEVAAAQLSASQSIMKVGPEYRNGVICCTLNTEDPDIPSNDDVFLPYRFPSPTNSSGAHWALHDPSYLGSSSRKNFSSTSSAKGGHLAMKNTQKDSSVPSGIMGSFYQSDAGLRCRKDHGVKFKLPESSMQHSTRREAGNSDSSNHASLANVNANNFVTGVKGGPSEMVHRKNLGFKSLGPCQDKHKSSLVIHQSLQNNSVGTQSGMDGVAEIPNNGSSNVDLIFHTDAAKAIDHSLLSDQEELLSENEFDVPYFSDVEAMILDMDLSQDEFDLYTNPEVQRFQLEETKRTIIRLEQAADAFTHRAIVSQFAFAVLYGRFSRHWIKKTEVLLGRATDEVKVDIDLGREKNGGKISRRQATMKMDTNGTFHLKNLGRTPIYVNGKDVASGQSLGLTSGCLIEVRGLAFVFETNRKMIKQYIDSSAGRVLEGYKHR